The proteins below are encoded in one region of Paeniglutamicibacter cryotolerans:
- a CDS encoding IS1634 family transposase, with amino-acid sequence MALYKKTINGNVYWYLREMARVDGKPKMVSERYLGSAKDIEKLLDAKEAATVPEKTRHLGFGDSAAVWGILQRLDIAGIIDEAVGPRRTDAGASVGTYLSLAALNRVVAPTSKAGFSDWWKTTAADRFTKIPASVLDHRRFWDAMHKVTLEQLAVIEERIALAMITEFNLDISALALDMTNFATYIDSTNEKAPIAQRGKAKQKRNDLRLVGLGLVITRDGGIPLLAHAYPGNKPDVTQFPLMIDALGARHRKLAETAGISGNPEVTVVFDAGQNSASNFTRVTDTDLAFVGSIPPSQVTDLLKIPAKDRVIMEEERFEGLSAVESRRDVYGTERRVILTHSPTLHQKQAAGFAQTLAKAQAKLADLAETLARGKARRTTGELAEHIKSITRDSWLQRVLLCEVTGTTPATHRLSVSVNETARKELEDEVFGKRILVTTHENWPVAEVVDAYRSQSDAEFGFRQLKDPHVVSFSPMNHWTEHNIRIHTFTCVLALQIAHLMRRDVEQAGEHHSVRELLERLASIGETVMIYPSTGGRPKARRMLTEEIDTHANLAEIFNLAKLAPKKS; translated from the coding sequence ATGGCGCTCTACAAGAAAACGATCAACGGCAACGTGTACTGGTACCTGCGTGAGATGGCGCGGGTGGACGGGAAGCCGAAGATGGTTTCCGAGCGGTACCTGGGAAGCGCCAAGGACATCGAAAAGCTCCTGGACGCCAAGGAAGCCGCAACCGTGCCAGAGAAAACGCGGCACCTGGGCTTCGGGGATTCCGCCGCGGTCTGGGGCATCCTGCAACGCCTGGACATCGCCGGGATTATCGACGAGGCCGTTGGCCCACGCCGCACGGACGCAGGTGCCTCGGTAGGCACCTACCTGTCCCTGGCGGCGCTGAACCGGGTCGTGGCACCCACCTCCAAGGCCGGCTTCAGTGATTGGTGGAAAACCACCGCGGCGGACCGCTTCACCAAGATCCCCGCGTCCGTGCTGGACCACCGGCGCTTCTGGGACGCCATGCACAAGGTCACCCTGGAACAGCTCGCGGTGATCGAGGAACGCATCGCATTGGCGATGATCACCGAATTCAACCTGGACATCTCCGCCCTGGCCCTGGACATGACCAACTTCGCCACCTACATCGACTCCACCAACGAGAAAGCGCCGATCGCCCAACGCGGCAAGGCCAAACAGAAACGCAACGACCTGCGCCTGGTCGGCCTGGGACTGGTCATCACCCGCGACGGCGGCATCCCGCTGCTCGCCCACGCCTACCCGGGAAACAAACCCGACGTCACCCAATTCCCGCTCATGATCGACGCGCTCGGAGCGCGGCACCGCAAGCTCGCCGAAACCGCCGGGATCTCCGGTAACCCGGAAGTCACCGTGGTGTTCGACGCCGGACAGAACTCGGCCTCCAACTTCACCCGCGTCACCGACACCGACCTCGCCTTCGTCGGCTCCATCCCACCCTCCCAGGTCACGGACCTGCTCAAGATACCGGCCAAGGACCGCGTGATCATGGAGGAGGAACGCTTCGAGGGGCTCAGCGCAGTGGAGTCCCGTAGGGATGTCTACGGGACCGAGCGCCGGGTGATCCTCACCCACTCACCGACACTGCACCAAAAGCAGGCCGCAGGCTTTGCCCAAACCCTGGCCAAGGCCCAGGCAAAGCTCGCGGACCTCGCCGAGACACTGGCCCGCGGAAAGGCCCGCCGCACCACCGGAGAGCTGGCCGAGCACATCAAATCGATCACTCGCGACTCCTGGCTCCAGCGCGTCCTGCTCTGCGAGGTCACCGGCACCACACCGGCCACCCACAGGCTCTCCGTCAGCGTCAACGAGACCGCACGCAAGGAGCTGGAAGACGAGGTGTTCGGGAAAAGGATCCTGGTCACCACCCACGAGAACTGGCCGGTGGCCGAGGTGGTCGACGCCTACCGGTCCCAATCGGACGCGGAATTCGGGTTCCGGCAGCTCAAGGACCCCCACGTGGTCTCGTTCTCACCCATGAACCACTGGACCGAACACAACATCCGCATCCACACCTTCACCTGCGTCCTGGCCCTGCAGATCGCCCACCTCATGCGCCGCGACGTCGAACAGGCCGGCGAACACCACTCCGTACGAGAACTGCTCGAACGACTGGCCAGCATCGGCGAAACCGTGATGATCTACCCCTCCACCGGAGGCCGCCCCAAGGCCCGGCGCATGCTCACCGAAGAAATCGACACCCACGCCAACCTTGCCGAAATCTTCAACCTCGCCAAGCTGGCCCCGAAGAAAAGTTAG
- a CDS encoding alpha,alpha-trehalose-phosphate synthase (UDP-forming) translates to MLANQTAPDTAETAPERFDFVVVANRLPVDRIAGPDDKPQWQRSPGGLVTALAPVMQSADGAWVGWHGAPDEELAAFSHSDMHLVPVRLSSEDVELYYEGFSNSTLWPLYHDVIVPPEFHRTWWERYKRVNARFAEAAARTAAPGATVWVQDYQLQLVPRLLRESRPDLRIGFFNHIPFPSPEIFAQMPWRRIVLEGLIGADLIGFQRPSDASNFLRSVRRFNGYTVKGPAVQLTDDDDRPARTCRAEAHPISIDSRTVAELAQDPAIIERSIQIRAELGNPTTILLGVDRLDYTKGIRHRLKAYGELLADRQLAVGDACLVQVASPSRESVADYMQLKDQVELTVGGINGEYDTMSHTAVRYLHHSYPQREMVALYLAADIMLVTALRDGMNLVAKEFVAAHADLRGVLVLSEFTGAADQLKQAVLVNPHDIDGLKAGIMNAVNMPGQEAARRMRLMRRQVLQNDVARWSDTFLGSLNSGAEEPAEPVAVGGEA, encoded by the coding sequence GTGCTAGCTAACCAGACGGCGCCCGATACCGCCGAGACCGCCCCCGAACGCTTCGATTTCGTGGTGGTGGCCAACAGGCTTCCCGTTGACCGGATCGCGGGCCCCGACGATAAGCCCCAGTGGCAGCGCTCCCCCGGCGGGCTGGTCACGGCACTGGCCCCGGTGATGCAGTCGGCAGACGGCGCCTGGGTCGGATGGCACGGCGCCCCGGACGAGGAGCTCGCCGCCTTCAGCCACTCGGACATGCACCTGGTCCCGGTGAGGCTCAGCTCCGAGGACGTTGAGCTGTATTACGAGGGGTTCTCAAATTCGACTCTGTGGCCGCTGTACCACGACGTGATCGTCCCCCCCGAATTCCACCGCACCTGGTGGGAACGCTACAAACGTGTCAATGCCCGCTTTGCAGAGGCAGCGGCACGCACTGCGGCCCCTGGCGCCACCGTCTGGGTGCAGGACTACCAGCTGCAGCTGGTCCCGAGGCTGCTTCGCGAGTCCCGGCCCGACCTGCGGATCGGCTTCTTCAACCACATTCCCTTCCCCTCCCCGGAGATCTTCGCGCAGATGCCGTGGCGCAGAATAGTGCTCGAGGGCCTGATCGGTGCGGATCTGATCGGCTTCCAGCGCCCCTCCGACGCCAGCAATTTCCTGCGCAGCGTCCGGCGCTTCAACGGGTACACGGTCAAGGGCCCTGCGGTGCAGCTGACCGATGACGACGATCGTCCGGCACGCACCTGCCGGGCCGAGGCCCACCCGATCTCCATCGATTCCAGGACGGTCGCCGAACTGGCGCAGGATCCGGCGATCATCGAGCGGTCGATACAGATCCGGGCCGAGCTCGGCAATCCCACCACCATCCTGCTGGGCGTGGACCGACTCGATTACACCAAGGGCATCCGGCACCGGCTCAAGGCGTACGGCGAGTTGCTGGCCGATAGGCAGCTCGCCGTCGGGGACGCCTGCCTGGTCCAGGTGGCCAGCCCCAGCCGGGAATCGGTGGCCGACTACATGCAACTCAAGGACCAGGTAGAGCTCACCGTGGGCGGCATCAACGGCGAATACGACACCATGAGCCACACTGCGGTGCGCTACCTGCACCACAGCTATCCGCAACGGGAGATGGTCGCACTCTATCTGGCGGCCGACATCATGCTGGTCACCGCGCTGCGCGACGGGATGAACCTGGTAGCCAAGGAGTTCGTGGCGGCCCATGCCGACCTGCGCGGAGTGCTGGTGCTCTCCGAGTTCACCGGTGCGGCGGACCAGCTCAAGCAGGCGGTGCTGGTCAACCCGCATGACATCGACGGGCTGAAGGCCGGCATCATGAACGCTGTGAACATGCCCGGCCAAGAGGCAGCCCGCCGGATGCGGCTGATGCGCCGGCAAGTGCTGCAGAACGACGTTGCCCGCTGGTCAGACACCTTCCTGGGCTCGCTCAATTCCGGTGCCGAGGAACCCGCGGAGCCTGTTGCGGTGGGAGGAGAGGCCTGA